The Brachyhypopomus gauderio isolate BG-103 chromosome 2, BGAUD_0.2, whole genome shotgun sequence genome contains a region encoding:
- the actmap gene encoding actin maturation protease isoform X1: MSKDLPLPPPPPPPPLTDPDSLVSSKKKLYQAIAAGNSPVEGDFVEARILLRQRASSFRKDLQWVLYNTYVPSLIQDGPKCGLVALWMAASLLKPVQTTSLEKITQTALDKGYTAQGEMFSAHDMALLAEEVCGCRVQRLSGGMAGNNAMIIQKHLSGGQPILIPYDEDFNHEPCLRRGHKAHWAVASGILLGLVQGSVTSKDIPSDATLPWLHFYPGGVPPEWPMGAVKEVYILTKQGKSLHYQLWEFTSVTQSNAQLKEMDPQRASDGTHYVLPPGGVEEGLAGQVVLLYTCPQPN; the protein is encoded by the exons ATGTCAAAAgatctccctcttcctcctcctcctcctcctccaccgctCACAGACCCAGATTCTCTGGTGTCCAGCAAGAAGAAGCTCTACCAGGCCATAGCAGCGGGAAACTCCCCCGTGGAGGGGGACTTTGTGGAGGCGCGGATACTgctcagacagagagcaagtAG TTTCAGGAAGGACCTGCAGTGGGTGTTGTATAACACATACGTGCCTTCACTGATTCAGGACGGGCCCAA ATGTGGCTTAGTAGCCTTGTGGATGGCTGCCTCTCTACTGAAGCCTGTCCAGACCACATCCTTGGAGAAGATCACCCAGACTGCCTTGGACAAAGGCTACACTGCCCAGGGAGAGATGTTTTCAG CCCATGACATGGCCCTTCTTGCGGAGGAGGTGTGCGGCTGCAGAGTTCAGAGGCTGTCAGGAGGCATGGCAGGCAATAATGCCATGATTATTCAGAAACATCTTAGTGGTGGCCAGCCGATCCTAATACC ATATGATGAGGACTTTAATCATGAGCCCTGCCTACGGCGTGGGCACAAAGCCCACTGGGCTGTAGCTTCAG GTATTCTGCTTGGGCTGGTCCAGGGCAGTGTAACCAGCAAGGATATTCCCAGCGATGCCACCCTGCCCTGGCTGCACTTTTACCCTGGCGGAGTCCCACCTGAGTGGCCCATGGGTGCAGTCAAAGAGGTCTACATCttaaccaaacagggcaagagcCTGCACTACCAGCTGTGGGAGTTTACCTCAGTGACACAGAGTAATGCTCAGCTCAAGGAAATGGATCCCCAGAGGGCCAGCGATGGAACCCACTAtgtgctgccccctggtggagtggaggagggaCTGGCGGGCCAGGTGGTGTTGCTCTACACATGCCCTCAGCCAAATTGA
- the actmap gene encoding actin maturation protease isoform X2: MAASLLKPVQTTSLEKITQTALDKGYTAQGEMFSAHDMALLAEEVCGCRVQRLSGGMAGNNAMIIQKHLSGGQPILIPYDEDFNHEPCLRRGHKAHWAVASGILLGLVQGSVTSKDIPSDATLPWLHFYPGGVPPEWPMGAVKEVYILTKQGKSLHYQLWEFTSVTQSNAQLKEMDPQRASDGTHYVLPPGGVEEGLAGQVVLLYTCPQPN; this comes from the exons ATGGCTGCCTCTCTACTGAAGCCTGTCCAGACCACATCCTTGGAGAAGATCACCCAGACTGCCTTGGACAAAGGCTACACTGCCCAGGGAGAGATGTTTTCAG CCCATGACATGGCCCTTCTTGCGGAGGAGGTGTGCGGCTGCAGAGTTCAGAGGCTGTCAGGAGGCATGGCAGGCAATAATGCCATGATTATTCAGAAACATCTTAGTGGTGGCCAGCCGATCCTAATACC ATATGATGAGGACTTTAATCATGAGCCCTGCCTACGGCGTGGGCACAAAGCCCACTGGGCTGTAGCTTCAG GTATTCTGCTTGGGCTGGTCCAGGGCAGTGTAACCAGCAAGGATATTCCCAGCGATGCCACCCTGCCCTGGCTGCACTTTTACCCTGGCGGAGTCCCACCTGAGTGGCCCATGGGTGCAGTCAAAGAGGTCTACATCttaaccaaacagggcaagagcCTGCACTACCAGCTGTGGGAGTTTACCTCAGTGACACAGAGTAATGCTCAGCTCAAGGAAATGGATCCCCAGAGGGCCAGCGATGGAACCCACTAtgtgctgccccctggtggagtggaggagggaCTGGCGGGCCAGGTGGTGTTGCTCTACACATGCCCTCAGCCAAATTGA
- the itpkcb gene encoding LOW QUALITY PROTEIN: inositol-trisphosphate 3-kinase Cb (The sequence of the model RefSeq protein was modified relative to this genomic sequence to represent the inferred CDS: deleted 1 base in 1 codon): protein MVHGSPFVVSFKKHYPWVQLAGHAGSFQAGENGRLLKKYCEYEKQCLTQLMGDPLRPFVPGYHGVVRVGEQDYNAMDDLLASFDSPSIMDCKMGSRTYLEEELVKARERPKLRRDMYEKMVAVEPDAPSPQERQQQAILKPRYMQWRETLSSTATLGFRIEGIKKADGTCNTNFKRTKHHEQVKKALEDFVNGNSEILRSYCKRLEELRRVLEVSEFFRTHEVVGSSLLFVHDASGQAQVWMIDFGKTVPLQPHHTLDHRTPWVEGNREDGYLWGLDNLIEILGAMLASPQS, encoded by the exons ATGGTGCATGGTTCGCCGTTTGTGGTCTCCTTCAAGAAGCACTACCCATGGGTCCAACTGGCTGGCCAcgcag GTAGTTTCCAGGCGGGTGAGAACGGCAGACTGCTGAAGAAGTATTGTGAGTATGAGAAGCAGTGTCTGACGCAGCTGATGGGCGATCCACTACGCCCGTTTGTGCCCGGCTACCACGGCGTGGTGCGCGTGGGTGAGCAGGACTACAACGCCATGGACGATCTGCTGGCATCTTTCGACTCCCCCTCCATCATGGACTGCAAGATGGGCAGCAG GACGTATCTCGAGGAGGAGCTGGTGAAGGCGCGGGAGCGGCCCAAGCTTCGGCGGGACATGTATGAGAAGATGGTGGCGGTGGAGCCGGATGCCCCGAGCCCTCAGGAGCGGCAGCAGCAGGCCATCCTGAAGCCCCGCTACATGCAGTGGAGGGAGACGCTCAGCTCCACGGCCACGCTGGGGTTCCGCATCGAGGGCATCAAG AAAGCAGATGGCACATGCAACACCAACTTTAAAAGGACTAAACACCATGAACAGGTTAAGAAGGCCCTGGAGGACTTTGTGAATGGGAACTCCGAGATCCTG AGGAGCTACTGCAAGAGGTTAGAAGAACTGCGAAGGGTGTTGGAGGTGTCAGAGTTCTTCCGAACACACGAG GTGGTGGGCAGTTCACTCCTGTTTGTGCATGATGCCTCGGGCCAGGCCCAAGTGTGGATGATCGACTTTGGGAAGACGGTC CCTCTGcagccacaccacacactggaccACCGCACGCCCTGGGTGGAAGGAAACCGCGAGGACGGCTACCTCTGGGGCTTAGACAATCTGATCGAGATCCTGGGCGCAATGCTTGCTTCTCCGCAATCTTGA